A region of the Pseudomonas sp. J452 genome:
AGGCATTTGCTCAGGTGGCGGCCATCGACTTCTTCCCTGCGGCAGCGCGGCAACAGACCGACATGGCCCTCAAAACCCTGGAAACAGCCATCAGTCGGGCGCTGTCGCAGGATGAGCCGAGCAGTCACGATCAGCCTATCGAACAGCTTGATCGTCGCGACTACCAAGGCCGCCTCTGGGCTACGCGCAAGCGGCCCTGGGTTGACCGCCTGGCCAGCGCCTGGCTGATCCGCCGCTGCATAGATCCGACGGCCAGCATTCTCTGGCTGGACTCGCCCCGCGATTGCCCTGCCGAGGCGCTGGGTTTCGATTTCGACGGGGCAACCTTCAGTCACGTCGGCAGTCGCGTCACCTTCGAAACCCTGCAAGCCAGCTTTGCGCTGGTTGAGCCAGGTCTAAGCCGCATCGCGGCGCTGGTGCATTACCTGGATGTCGGTGGCGCTCAACCCACCGAGGCGGCCGGCATCGAGCGTGTACTGGCCGGCCTGCGCGAAACCATCGGCAACGATGACCACCTGCTGACCGCTGCCTGCGCCATCTTCGATGGGCTACTGGCGGCATTTGTAAAAGACGAGAGCCCTGATGAATGAGACCACACTGCCGCCTGTAGAACAGGATCTGCCGCGTACCGAGCCTGTCAGCTTGCTCCAGGCTTTTTTGTTCTGGCTAAAACTCGGTTTCATCAGCTTCGGTGGCCCCGCCGGGCAGATCTCGATCATGCACCAGGAGCTGGTGGAGCGCCGGCGCTGGATCTCTGAACGGCGTTTTCTGCATGCCCTGAACTACTGCATGCTGCTGCCCGGCCCGGAGGCCCAACAGCTGGCCACCTATATCGGCTGGCTGATGCACCGCAGCTGGGGCGGCGTGATTGCCGGGGTGCTGTTCGTGCTGCCCTCGCTGTTTATCCTGATCGCGCTGTCATGGGTCTATATCGCCTTCGGCGATGTGCCGGTGGTGGCTGGGCTGTTCTACGGAATCAAGCCCGCCGTAACCGCCATCGTGGTGCAGGCTGCTCACCGCATCGGCTCCCGTGCGCTGAAGAACAACTGGCTGTGGGCGATAGCTGCGGCCTCGTTCGTGGCGATCTTTGCCCTTAACCTGCCGTTCCCGCTGATCGTGCTGGGCGCTGCGGTGATCGGTTATTTCGGCGGGCGTTTCGCCCCAGAGAAGTTCAGCATCGGTGGCGGGCATGGCACTAGCAAGCAGTCTTACGGCCCAGCGCTGATCGATGACGACACCCCGACACCGGAGCACGCGCGCTTCCGCTGGCCACGCCTGGTCTTGCTGGCGGCGCTAGGCGTGGCGCTGTGGGCATTGCCCATGGGCTTGTTGACCGCCCTGTTCGGCTGGGAAGGCACGCTGACGCAGATGGGCTGGTTCTTCACCAAGGCCGCGTTGCTGACCTTCGGCGGCGCCTATGCGGTGCTGCCCTATGTCTACCAGGGCGCGGTCGGCCATTACGGCTGGCTGACCCCGACGCAGATGATCGACGGCCTGGCCCTGGGTGAAACCACCCCGGGGCCGCTGATCATGGTGGTGGCCTTCGTCGGTTTCGTCGGTGCCTATGTGCAGCAGGTGTTCGGTGCCGACCAAGCCTTCCTGGCTGGAGCCGTGGCCGCCAGCCTGGTCACCTGGTTCACCTTCCTGCCGTCCTTCCTGTTCATTCTCGCGGGCGGCCCGCTGGTGGAGTCGACCCACAACGAACTGAAGTTCACCGCGCCGCTGACGGCCATCACCGCCGCCGTGGTCGGGGTGATCCTCAACCTGGCGTTGTTCTTCGGCTACCACGTGCTCTGGCCGCAGGGCTTCGCGGGGACTTTCGACTGGCCTTCGGCGCTGATTGCCGTGGCGGCAGCGGTGGCCTTGTTCCGCTTCAAGCGTGGCGTGATCCAGGTGCTGGCGGCCTGCGCCCTGGCCGGACTGGTGGTGCACCTGCTGCAAAACTAAAGAGGTGAGCGATGAGCCGAATCTCCATATGCGAACTGACGGAATGGCAAGCCGCAGGGCGGATGCTCACTCTGCTG
Encoded here:
- a CDS encoding chromate resistance protein gives rise to the protein MNNWLSLIIALPTANATERMRAWRALKSSGAAVLRDGVYLLPDNCACREALEAVERDILGSNGTAFLLPIDDPHGERFIELFDRSEDYTKLRVEIEAYQAQLTSDNALASTKQVRKLRKAFAQVAAIDFFPAAARQQTDMALKTLETAISRALSQDEPSSHDQPIEQLDRRDYQGRLWATRKRPWVDRLASAWLIRRCIDPTASILWLDSPRDCPAEALGFDFDGATFSHVGSRVTFETLQASFALVEPGLSRIAALVHYLDVGGAQPTEAAGIERVLAGLRETIGNDDHLLTAACAIFDGLLAAFVKDESPDE
- the chrA gene encoding chromate efflux transporter, coding for MNETTLPPVEQDLPRTEPVSLLQAFLFWLKLGFISFGGPAGQISIMHQELVERRRWISERRFLHALNYCMLLPGPEAQQLATYIGWLMHRSWGGVIAGVLFVLPSLFILIALSWVYIAFGDVPVVAGLFYGIKPAVTAIVVQAAHRIGSRALKNNWLWAIAAASFVAIFALNLPFPLIVLGAAVIGYFGGRFAPEKFSIGGGHGTSKQSYGPALIDDDTPTPEHARFRWPRLVLLAALGVALWALPMGLLTALFGWEGTLTQMGWFFTKAALLTFGGAYAVLPYVYQGAVGHYGWLTPTQMIDGLALGETTPGPLIMVVAFVGFVGAYVQQVFGADQAFLAGAVAASLVTWFTFLPSFLFILAGGPLVESTHNELKFTAPLTAITAAVVGVILNLALFFGYHVLWPQGFAGTFDWPSALIAVAAAVALFRFKRGVIQVLAACALAGLVVHLLQN